In Amycolatopsis coloradensis, one genomic interval encodes:
- a CDS encoding bifunctional glycosyltransferase family 2/GtrA family protein, whose amino-acid sequence MTTAILSGADSGRRPAIAPDGSPVLDVVIPVYNEESDLEPCVRRLRAHLVEQFPYPFRITVADNASTDGTLRAAERLSREFDDVEVRHLEEKGRGRALRSVWSTSDAPVLAYMDVDLSTDLAALGPLVAPLLSGHSDLAIGSRLARGARVVRGPKREFISRCYNLILRGTLAARFSDAQCGFKAIRADVAERLLPHIQDTGWFFDTELLVLAQKAGLRIHEVPVDWVDNPDSSVNIIATATADLKGIARLTKATMTGQIPISGLREQLGRAPIQVRAPGVAPSLVRQLVRFAAVGVASTIAYLVLFLLLRTFTGAQAANLVALLVTAIGNTALNRRLTFGIRGREGAGLHQFQGLIVFGLGLALTSGALALLHTMTAPGLPLEITALVLANLAATVLRFLLLRGWVFRRRPATEMES is encoded by the coding sequence ATGACAACCGCGATCCTCTCCGGCGCCGACTCCGGCCGCCGCCCCGCCATCGCCCCGGACGGCTCCCCCGTCCTCGACGTCGTCATCCCCGTCTACAACGAGGAGAGCGACCTCGAACCGTGTGTCCGGCGGCTGCGCGCGCATCTCGTGGAACAGTTCCCGTACCCGTTCCGGATCACCGTCGCGGACAACGCCAGCACCGACGGCACCCTGCGGGCCGCCGAACGGCTGAGCCGCGAATTCGACGACGTCGAAGTCCGTCACCTGGAAGAAAAAGGCCGCGGCCGCGCGCTGCGCTCGGTCTGGTCCACTTCGGACGCTCCGGTACTCGCCTACATGGACGTCGACCTCTCGACCGATCTGGCCGCACTCGGACCGCTCGTCGCGCCGCTGCTGTCCGGCCACTCCGACCTCGCCATCGGCAGCAGGCTCGCCCGCGGCGCGCGGGTGGTGCGCGGGCCGAAGCGGGAGTTCATTTCCCGCTGCTACAACCTGATCCTGCGCGGCACACTGGCGGCGAGGTTCAGCGACGCGCAGTGCGGTTTCAAGGCCATCCGCGCCGACGTCGCCGAGCGGCTCCTCCCCCACATCCAGGACACCGGCTGGTTCTTCGACACCGAACTGCTCGTACTGGCGCAGAAGGCCGGGCTGCGGATCCACGAGGTCCCGGTCGACTGGGTGGACAATCCGGACTCGTCGGTGAACATCATCGCCACCGCGACCGCCGATCTCAAAGGGATCGCACGGCTGACCAAGGCGACGATGACCGGGCAGATCCCGATCAGCGGCCTTCGCGAGCAGCTGGGCCGCGCGCCGATCCAGGTGCGGGCGCCGGGCGTGGCACCCAGCCTGGTGCGGCAACTGGTGCGGTTCGCCGCCGTCGGCGTCGCCAGCACCATCGCCTATCTCGTGCTGTTCCTGCTGCTGCGGACGTTCACCGGCGCGCAGGCCGCGAACCTCGTCGCGCTGCTGGTGACGGCGATCGGCAACACAGCGCTCAACCGGCGCCTGACCTTCGGCATCCGCGGCCGGGAAGGCGCCGGGCTGCACCAGTTCCAGGGCCTCATCGTGTTCGGCCTCGGGCTCGCGCTCACCAGTGGTGCGCTGGCGCTGCTGCACACGATGACGGCTCCCGGCCTGCCGCTCGAGATCACCGCGCTCGTGCTCGCGAACCTCGCGGCCACCGTCCTGCGCTTCCTGCTGCTGCGCGGCTGGGTGTTCCGCCGCCGCCCCGCCACCGAGATGGAGAGCTGA
- a CDS encoding glycosyltransferase family 39 protein, translating to MTTALASRVEPGHAGENATKPPERWVRPAVFGLLAATALLYFWNLTASGYGNSFYAAAVQSGTQDWKAWLFGSLDAGNVLTVDKPPAALWVTTAFARLFGFSSFTVLAPQALMGVASVGLLYLTVKRTSGPVAGLFAGAAFAVTPVAALMFKFNNPDALLTLLLIAGGYCTIRATEKASPRWLAFAGVAIGFGFLTKMMQAFLVLPAFGLAYLIAAPTTLGKRLLHLLGAVIAVVVSAGWFIALVDLWPTESRPYIGGSDGDSLLELALGYNGLGRIFGMGGGVMVGGPSGGAGGGNVGFGGESGLTRMFGASFGGEVSWLLPAALIGLVAGLWFTRRAAVADRTRAALILWGGWMLVTSLVFSFMSGIVHPYYAVALAPSIAAVAAISGASLWRGRAYLAPRVFLSLMIAASAVWAYILLDRNADWLPALRWIIAGFGLLTATIVLVGLPPARRLVAVVATAAVLTVGLGTTAFGVETASQAHSGSIPISGPVTGGERGMGMGMEEGSSAEIGAVLAATTTKWAAATSSSQSAANLELASGKSVIGIGGWSGGDPAPTLAEFQQYVANGDITYYVEGGRGGGPGGGSNEISAWVAENFTATTIGEQTVYHLLS from the coding sequence ATGACCACCGCACTCGCTTCCCGGGTGGAACCCGGCCACGCCGGGGAAAACGCCACGAAGCCGCCTGAACGATGGGTCCGGCCCGCCGTCTTCGGGCTGCTCGCCGCCACCGCACTGCTGTACTTCTGGAACCTGACCGCCTCCGGCTACGGCAACTCGTTCTACGCCGCGGCGGTGCAGTCCGGCACGCAGGACTGGAAAGCCTGGCTGTTCGGCTCACTCGACGCCGGGAACGTGCTCACCGTCGACAAGCCGCCGGCCGCGCTCTGGGTGACGACGGCGTTCGCCCGGCTCTTCGGTTTCTCCAGTTTCACCGTGCTGGCCCCGCAAGCGCTGATGGGAGTCGCCTCCGTCGGCCTGCTGTACCTGACGGTGAAGCGGACCTCCGGACCCGTCGCCGGCCTGTTCGCCGGGGCGGCGTTCGCCGTCACTCCGGTCGCCGCGCTCATGTTCAAGTTCAACAACCCCGACGCGCTGCTGACGCTGCTGCTGATCGCCGGCGGGTACTGCACGATCCGCGCGACCGAAAAGGCGAGCCCGCGCTGGCTGGCCTTCGCCGGCGTCGCCATCGGGTTCGGCTTCCTGACCAAGATGATGCAGGCGTTCCTGGTGCTGCCCGCGTTCGGCCTCGCCTACCTCATCGCGGCGCCGACCACGCTGGGCAAACGCCTGCTGCACCTGCTCGGCGCGGTGATCGCGGTGGTCGTCTCCGCCGGGTGGTTCATCGCGCTGGTCGATCTGTGGCCGACCGAGTCCCGGCCGTACATCGGGGGTTCGGACGGCGACAGCCTGCTCGAACTGGCCTTGGGCTACAACGGTCTCGGCCGGATCTTCGGCATGGGCGGCGGCGTGATGGTCGGCGGCCCGAGCGGGGGCGCAGGCGGCGGGAACGTCGGCTTCGGCGGAGAGAGCGGCCTGACCCGGATGTTCGGCGCGAGCTTCGGCGGCGAGGTGTCGTGGCTGCTGCCCGCCGCGCTCATCGGGCTGGTCGCGGGGCTGTGGTTCACCCGGCGGGCCGCCGTCGCCGACCGGACGAGGGCCGCGCTGATCCTGTGGGGCGGCTGGATGCTCGTCACCTCGCTGGTGTTCAGCTTCATGAGCGGCATCGTGCACCCGTACTACGCCGTCGCGCTGGCGCCGTCGATCGCCGCCGTGGCGGCGATCTCCGGGGCCTCCCTGTGGCGCGGCCGGGCGTATCTCGCGCCGCGGGTGTTCCTGTCGCTGATGATCGCGGCCAGCGCCGTCTGGGCGTACATCCTCCTGGACCGCAACGCCGACTGGCTGCCCGCGCTGCGCTGGATCATCGCCGGGTTCGGCCTGCTGACCGCGACCATCGTGCTGGTGGGTCTCCCGCCCGCGCGCCGGCTCGTCGCCGTCGTCGCGACGGCCGCCGTGCTGACCGTCGGCCTCGGCACCACCGCGTTCGGCGTCGAAACCGCTTCGCAGGCGCACTCCGGCTCGATCCCGATCTCCGGCCCGGTCACCGGTGGCGAGCGCGGAATGGGCATGGGCATGGAAGAGGGGTCCTCGGCGGAGATCGGGGCCGTTCTCGCCGCCACCACGACGAAATGGGCGGCCGCGACGTCGAGTTCGCAATCCGCGGCGAACCTCGAACTCGCGAGCGGGAAGTCGGTGATCGGCATCGGCGGCTGGAGCGGCGGGGATCCGGCTCCGACACTGGCGGAATTCCAGCAGTACGTGGCGAACGGTGACATCACCTACTACGTCGAAGGCGGCCGGGGCGGTGGCCCCGGTGGCGGCTCGAACGAGATCTCCGCATGGGTCGCCGAGAACTTCACCGCCACCACGATCGGCGAGCAGACGGTGTACCACCTGCTTTCCTGA
- the tig gene encoding trigger factor produces the protein MKSTVEQLSPTRVKINVEVPFDELKPNFDRAYRKIAQQVRIPGFRPGKAPARVLESRIGRAPVLDEVVNEVIPAKYMEAVRAGEVRTLGQPEFEVTKLEDREVLEFTAEVDIRPEISLPDLEGFSVSVDDVELTDAEVDEQLDELRARFGTLTGVDRPAENGDFVSIDLAATVDGQEVEEASTTGLSYEIGSGQLVDGIDEAIIGANAGETKTFTTKLVAGEHTGKDADVTVTVQTIKQRELPEADDEFAQMASEFDTIDELKADLRERLGRVKKMQQGVQARDKVLEELLERTEVAIPEKVLEAEIENRKHDAIHPFDHDEAQFAKALEAEGRTIEEFDTEVREESEKAVRTQLLLDSIADAEQTSVNDGELTERIIYQAQRFGVSPDEYVQRAQQSGQLTAIYADVRRGKALASVVRKTTVTDASGATVDLEELFGPATEETQVTEEPAKTAAE, from the coding sequence TTGAAGAGCACCGTCGAGCAGCTCAGCCCGACGCGAGTCAAGATCAATGTCGAGGTGCCGTTCGACGAGCTCAAGCCGAACTTCGACCGCGCCTACCGCAAGATCGCCCAGCAGGTGCGCATCCCCGGCTTCCGTCCGGGCAAGGCGCCGGCTCGCGTGCTGGAAAGCCGGATCGGGCGAGCCCCGGTGCTCGACGAGGTCGTCAACGAGGTCATTCCGGCCAAGTACATGGAAGCCGTGCGCGCGGGCGAGGTCCGCACGCTGGGCCAGCCCGAGTTCGAGGTGACCAAGCTGGAGGACCGTGAGGTCCTCGAGTTCACCGCCGAAGTCGACATCCGCCCGGAGATCTCGCTGCCCGACCTCGAGGGCTTCTCGGTCAGCGTCGACGACGTCGAACTGACCGACGCCGAGGTCGACGAGCAGCTCGACGAGCTGCGCGCCCGGTTCGGCACGCTCACCGGTGTCGACCGCCCGGCCGAGAACGGCGACTTCGTCTCGATCGACCTCGCGGCCACCGTCGACGGTCAGGAGGTCGAGGAGGCCTCGACCACCGGCCTGTCCTACGAGATCGGCTCCGGCCAGCTCGTCGACGGCATCGACGAGGCGATCATCGGCGCGAACGCCGGCGAGACCAAGACCTTCACCACGAAGCTGGTCGCCGGCGAGCACACCGGCAAGGACGCCGACGTCACCGTCACCGTGCAGACCATCAAGCAGCGCGAGCTGCCCGAGGCGGACGACGAGTTCGCCCAGATGGCGAGCGAGTTCGACACGATCGACGAGCTGAAGGCCGACCTTCGCGAGCGGCTCGGCCGCGTCAAGAAGATGCAGCAGGGCGTCCAGGCCCGCGACAAGGTCCTCGAGGAGCTGCTCGAGCGCACCGAGGTCGCGATCCCGGAGAAGGTCCTCGAGGCCGAGATCGAGAACCGCAAGCACGACGCGATCCACCCCTTCGACCACGACGAGGCGCAGTTCGCGAAGGCGCTCGAGGCCGAAGGCCGCACGATCGAGGAGTTCGACACCGAGGTCCGCGAGGAGTCGGAGAAGGCGGTCCGCACGCAGCTGCTGCTGGACAGCATCGCCGACGCCGAGCAGACGTCGGTCAACGACGGCGAGCTCACCGAACGGATCATCTACCAGGCGCAGCGCTTCGGCGTCAGCCCGGACGAGTACGTCCAGCGGGCGCAGCAGTCCGGTCAGCTGACCGCGATCTACGCCGACGTCCGTCGCGGCAAGGCGCTGGCCTCGGTGGTCCGCAAGACCACCGTGACCGACGCTTCCGGCGCCACGGTCGACCTCGAAGAGCTCTTCGGTCCCGCAACCGAGGAGACGCAGGTCACCGAGGAACCCGCGAAGACTGCGGCCGAGTAG
- a CDS encoding fatty acid desaturase, with protein sequence MTVAVTRSADTGESPERRPRRGVPNPRLPLPVVSVPTVLLFIGGAMVWTGATWLVVNEAGPLWVTIPLHALVTFTMFTVLHESTHHAAGQLTWVNELLGRLAMPFVAAYGSFPLVRYIHLEHHRNTNEDAHTDPDAWTAHGPWWQLPLRWLTIDFWYARFYVARQRTRPPSERAETAAVVTLSLAAFAWLTVSGHGWELLMVYLIPQRVGLAVLAWWFDWLPHHDLGARRQNRFGATRVRVGLEWLMTPIMLCQNYHLVHHLHPAIPFYRYLRTWRDNRDAYLARDVPIATPWGRELTSSEYREWRQLTGSFDEEPPAPQPRQPSRFHSLRVAEVRPLCEGAVTVTFDVPERLRETFRFTPGQHLVIRAEVDGEEVRRAYSICSTPDSGVLRIAIKHQLGGAFSTFANTELAAGDALDVLPPDGEFTLTPARSRAGRYVALAAGSGITPILSILTATLQDEPNSKATLLYINTSGASTMFADELGALAARLGGRLHVVHYRTDERDPDLRAQRLERPFDIVGEALAISHERYQRGRLDGTRLRALLQARLHPAKVDEWFLCGPRDLVDMARRTLADRDVPEENVHFELFQGALPVRPSRRPGPTLTVTAGGKTAEIPATVGETVLSAALRHGVDAPYACIGGACGTCRATVVRGSARMDVHYALGDDEVAAGRILTCRAVATSPELDVDYDR encoded by the coding sequence ATGACCGTCGCCGTAACCCGGTCCGCGGACACGGGGGAATCACCCGAGAGAAGACCGAGACGCGGCGTGCCCAACCCGCGTCTTCCGCTGCCGGTGGTCTCGGTGCCGACGGTGTTGTTGTTCATCGGCGGCGCCATGGTCTGGACGGGCGCCACTTGGCTGGTCGTCAACGAGGCCGGGCCGCTCTGGGTGACCATTCCCCTGCACGCGCTCGTCACCTTCACCATGTTCACCGTGCTGCACGAGTCGACGCACCACGCGGCCGGGCAGCTCACCTGGGTCAACGAACTGCTCGGCAGGCTCGCGATGCCGTTCGTGGCGGCCTACGGCTCCTTCCCCCTGGTGCGGTACATCCATCTGGAGCACCACCGCAACACCAACGAGGACGCCCACACCGATCCCGACGCCTGGACCGCGCACGGCCCCTGGTGGCAGTTGCCGCTGCGCTGGCTGACCATCGACTTCTGGTACGCCCGCTTCTACGTGGCGCGGCAGCGCACGCGGCCGCCGTCGGAGCGGGCCGAGACCGCGGCCGTCGTCACGCTGAGCCTCGCCGCGTTCGCCTGGCTGACCGTGAGCGGTCACGGCTGGGAACTGCTGATGGTCTACCTGATCCCGCAACGCGTCGGACTGGCCGTGCTGGCCTGGTGGTTCGACTGGCTGCCGCATCACGACCTCGGCGCGCGGCGGCAGAACCGATTCGGCGCCACGCGCGTCCGCGTCGGGCTCGAATGGCTGATGACGCCGATCATGCTGTGCCAGAACTACCACCTGGTGCACCATCTCCACCCGGCGATCCCGTTCTACCGATACCTGCGCACGTGGCGGGACAACCGCGACGCGTACCTCGCCAGGGACGTACCGATCGCGACCCCGTGGGGCCGCGAGCTGACGTCGTCGGAGTATCGCGAATGGCGTCAGCTCACCGGCTCGTTCGACGAGGAACCGCCCGCACCGCAGCCCCGGCAGCCGAGCCGGTTCCATTCGCTGCGGGTCGCCGAGGTCCGGCCGTTGTGCGAGGGCGCCGTCACCGTGACGTTCGACGTCCCGGAACGGCTGCGGGAGACCTTCCGGTTCACCCCCGGCCAGCACCTCGTCATCCGCGCGGAGGTCGACGGCGAAGAGGTGCGGCGCGCCTACTCGATCTGCTCGACGCCGGACTCCGGTGTGCTGCGGATCGCGATCAAGCATCAGCTCGGCGGCGCGTTCTCGACGTTCGCCAACACGGAGCTCGCGGCGGGCGACGCGCTGGACGTCCTTCCCCCGGACGGCGAGTTCACGCTGACCCCGGCGCGGAGCCGCGCGGGCCGGTACGTCGCGCTCGCCGCGGGCAGCGGGATCACGCCGATCCTGTCGATCCTGACCGCGACCTTGCAGGACGAGCCGAACAGCAAGGCGACCCTGCTCTACATCAACACCTCCGGCGCCAGCACGATGTTCGCCGACGAACTCGGTGCCCTCGCCGCGCGGCTGGGCGGGCGGCTGCACGTCGTGCACTACCGCACCGACGAACGCGACCCGGATCTGCGCGCGCAACGACTCGAAAGGCCGTTCGACATCGTGGGCGAGGCGCTCGCCATCTCGCACGAGCGCTACCAGCGCGGCCGCCTGGACGGCACCCGTCTCCGCGCGCTGCTGCAGGCGCGGCTGCACCCGGCGAAGGTGGACGAGTGGTTCCTGTGCGGCCCGCGCGACCTCGTCGACATGGCCCGCCGGACCCTCGCGGACCGGGACGTACCCGAGGAGAACGTCCATTTCGAGCTGTTCCAGGGCGCGCTTCCCGTCCGCCCCTCACGGCGGCCGGGCCCGACGCTGACGGTGACCGCGGGCGGGAAGACCGCCGAAATCCCCGCCACGGTGGGCGAAACCGTGCTCAGCGCCGCGCTCCGGCACGGCGTCGACGCGCCGTACGCGTGCATCGGCGGGGCCTGCGGCACCTGCCGGGCGACGGTGGTGCGGGGCAGCGCGCGGATGGACGTGCACTACGCGCTCGGGGACGACGAGGTCGCGGCGGGGCGGATCCTGACCTGCCGGGCGGTGGCCACCTCTCCCGAGCTGGACGTGGACTACGACCGCTGA
- a CDS encoding HAMP domain-containing sensor histidine kinase translates to MATGSAPSTGPRRWPRPGRLSLRAKLTGSMVLLLTFVCLVIGVASEIALRSFLTRQIDDQLSAASARAHDFASRPPEDGLGPDPLNAPGQASGTLSVRLSGDRVLYAGVLTVQGLPQGLSAEQESGLFMIPADRPPLTLTLGGLGDYRVQAVSIPGGVVVTGLPLAPMQDTLATVRWILFGVAAAGVAGAGFLGAFAVRRTLRPLDRVAATAGRVSAMRLDRGQVALSVRVPEIDTDPRTEVGQVGSALNLMLGHIARALEARHASETRVRRFVADASHELRTPLAAIRGYAELAGRGSALAPPEVAHSMSRIQSEAARMTTLVEDLLLLARLDAGRPLEAGEVDLTRLAADAVGDAYVAGPEHRWELRLPPGPVLVRGDVQRLHQVLANLLSNARTHTPPGTTVITALTRSPGGAAVLTVTDDGPGIAPELLPSVFERFARGDSSRSRAAGSTGLGMAIASAIVVAHHGTIEVHSRPGRTEFAVRLPVIGSSQRVHSFGTTTPQVGPRR, encoded by the coding sequence ATGGCAACCGGCTCGGCCCCGTCCACCGGCCCGCGCCGGTGGCCCCGGCCCGGGCGGCTTTCCCTGCGCGCCAAGCTGACCGGCTCGATGGTGCTGCTGCTCACCTTCGTCTGCCTGGTGATCGGCGTCGCCAGCGAGATCGCCTTGCGGTCGTTCCTCACCCGCCAGATCGACGATCAGCTCTCGGCCGCGTCGGCCCGCGCCCACGACTTCGCGAGCCGTCCACCGGAGGACGGCCTCGGTCCCGATCCGCTCAACGCGCCGGGCCAGGCCTCCGGGACGCTCAGCGTGCGCTTGTCCGGTGACCGGGTGTTGTACGCGGGAGTCCTTACCGTGCAAGGACTTCCCCAGGGCCTCTCGGCCGAGCAGGAGTCCGGCCTGTTCATGATCCCGGCGGACCGGCCGCCGCTGACACTGACGCTCGGCGGCCTGGGCGACTATCGCGTGCAAGCCGTCTCGATCCCGGGTGGCGTGGTCGTCACCGGGCTCCCGCTCGCGCCGATGCAGGACACCTTGGCCACCGTCCGGTGGATCCTGTTCGGGGTCGCGGCGGCGGGGGTCGCCGGCGCCGGGTTCCTCGGCGCGTTCGCGGTCCGGCGCACGCTGCGGCCGCTCGACCGGGTCGCGGCGACCGCGGGCCGGGTGTCGGCCATGCGGCTCGACCGTGGACAGGTCGCGCTTTCCGTGCGGGTGCCCGAGATCGACACCGATCCGCGGACCGAGGTGGGCCAGGTCGGTTCGGCGCTGAACCTCATGCTCGGGCATATCGCGCGGGCGCTGGAAGCACGGCACGCCAGCGAGACCCGGGTCCGCCGGTTCGTCGCCGACGCGAGCCACGAGCTCCGCACCCCGCTCGCGGCGATCCGCGGGTACGCCGAACTCGCCGGCCGCGGCAGCGCGCTGGCGCCGCCGGAGGTCGCTCACTCGATGTCCCGGATCCAGTCCGAGGCCGCGCGGATGACGACCCTGGTCGAGGATCTCCTGCTCCTGGCGAGACTCGACGCGGGACGGCCACTCGAAGCGGGCGAAGTCGACCTGACCCGGCTGGCCGCGGACGCGGTCGGCGACGCGTATGTCGCGGGCCCGGAGCACCGCTGGGAACTGCGGCTCCCGCCGGGCCCGGTGCTCGTCCGCGGTGACGTCCAGCGTCTGCATCAGGTACTGGCGAACCTGTTGTCCAACGCGCGCACGCACACTCCGCCGGGCACCACGGTGATCACCGCGCTGACCCGCTCGCCCGGCGGGGCCGCGGTGCTGACCGTCACCGACGACGGCCCCGGTATCGCGCCCGAACTCCTGCCGAGCGTGTTCGAGCGGTTCGCCCGCGGCGACTCCTCCCGGTCCCGGGCCGCGGGCAGCACCGGGCTCGGGATGGCGATCGCGTCGGCCATCGTCGTGGCCCATCACGGCACGATCGAGGTGCACAGCCGTCCGGGACGCACCGAGTTCGCCGTCCGGCTGCCGGTGATCGGCTCCTCACAGCGGGTGCACAGCTTCGGCACAACCACGCCCCAGGTCGGCCCCCGACGCTGA
- a CDS encoding ClpP family protease — protein sequence MTQHTPQARTGTAGLNLTDSVFERLLQERIVVLGSEVNDEVANRITAQLLLLDADDSESDIRFYINSPGGSVTAGFAIYDTMQLIRPDVATYAMGLAASMGQFLLSSGTPGKRYALQHARILMHQPSAGVGGTASDIAIQAEVFGKWKQELARITAEQTGQTVEQIVKDGDRDRWFTAQEAKDYGFVDQVLTRENPLPNS from the coding sequence GTGACGCAGCACACGCCCCAGGCGCGGACCGGTACCGCAGGGCTCAACCTCACCGACTCGGTCTTCGAGCGGTTGCTCCAGGAGCGCATCGTCGTCCTCGGCTCCGAGGTCAACGACGAGGTCGCCAACCGGATCACCGCCCAGTTGTTGCTGCTCGACGCAGACGACTCCGAGTCGGACATCCGCTTCTACATCAACTCGCCCGGTGGCTCGGTCACCGCGGGTTTCGCGATCTACGACACCATGCAGCTGATCCGCCCGGACGTCGCGACCTACGCGATGGGCCTGGCCGCGTCGATGGGGCAGTTCCTGCTCTCCTCCGGCACGCCCGGCAAGCGGTACGCGCTGCAGCACGCGCGCATCCTCATGCACCAGCCCTCCGCGGGGGTCGGCGGTACGGCCTCCGACATCGCCATCCAGGCCGAGGTGTTCGGCAAGTGGAAGCAGGAGCTGGCCCGGATCACCGCCGAGCAGACCGGCCAGACGGTCGAGCAGATCGTCAAGGACGGTGACCGCGACCGCTGGTTCACCGCGCAGGAGGCGAAGGACTACGGCTTCGTGGACCAGGTCCTCACCCGTGAGAACCCGCTTCCCAACAGCTGA
- a CDS encoding ArnT family glycosyltransferase: MTLLASRDEADRTAHPARDKPADPRWVRPSVAALLLATAVLYLWNLGESGWANAFYSAAAQAGSANWKALFFGSSDAANAITVDKTPAALWVMSLSARLFGVDSWSVLVPQALMGVGSVALLFAAVRRTSGPAAGLLAGTVLALTPAAALMFRFNNPDALLVLLLTAGAYCVVRALEKASPRWLALAGVAVGFGFLAKMLQAFLVLPAFALAYLIAAPAPVGRRLLHLLGALSSTLLSTGWYLAVVALWPAADRPYIGGSQENSLWELAFGYNGLGRITGDEVGSVGGNPNGGWGGTGWDRLFGSEMAGGIAWLLPAAVVALAAGLWFTRRAPRTDRGRAALIVWGGWFLVTAVVFSYMGGIIHAYYTIALAPAVAALVGIASTQLWRARGNPAAAGTLSAGIGLTALTAYLLLSRRSEWLPGLSIAILVSGLLCALLVFFASRLPDVARRLVAVGALVTVLAGTGAYTVATAAIPHSGALPSAGPDTGGGMRMGGAGGLLGTSLPGDDLAALIRQDSAKYTWAVATVGSNNAAGYQLGSGAPVMAVGGFNGTDPAPTLEQFQQYVRSGRIHYFLGEGMMMRGETGSDAAERIAAWVADTYPPTTVDGVTVYDLSR, encoded by the coding sequence ATGACCCTCCTCGCCTCCCGCGACGAAGCCGATCGAACCGCTCACCCCGCCCGGGACAAACCGGCAGATCCGCGCTGGGTCCGCCCTTCCGTGGCCGCGCTTCTGCTCGCGACCGCCGTCCTGTATCTCTGGAACCTCGGGGAATCCGGCTGGGCCAACGCCTTCTATTCCGCGGCCGCGCAGGCCGGGTCGGCGAACTGGAAGGCGTTGTTCTTCGGTTCCAGCGACGCCGCGAACGCGATCACGGTCGACAAAACACCGGCCGCGTTGTGGGTGATGAGCCTTTCCGCGCGCCTGTTCGGCGTCGATTCCTGGAGCGTCCTGGTGCCGCAGGCGTTGATGGGCGTCGGTTCGGTGGCGTTGCTGTTCGCCGCGGTGCGCCGGACTTCCGGTCCCGCGGCGGGTCTGCTGGCGGGTACCGTCCTCGCGCTCACCCCGGCCGCCGCGCTGATGTTCCGGTTCAACAATCCCGACGCGCTGCTCGTGCTGCTCTTGACCGCGGGCGCCTACTGCGTCGTCCGCGCGCTGGAGAAGGCGAGCCCGCGCTGGCTGGCGCTGGCCGGGGTCGCCGTCGGTTTCGGCTTCCTCGCCAAGATGCTGCAGGCGTTCCTGGTGCTGCCCGCGTTCGCGCTCGCCTACCTGATCGCCGCGCCGGCGCCGGTGGGCCGCCGCCTGCTGCACCTGCTCGGCGCTTTGAGTTCAACCCTCTTGTCAACCGGCTGGTACCTCGCCGTCGTCGCGCTGTGGCCCGCCGCCGACCGGCCGTACATCGGCGGCTCGCAGGAGAACAGCCTGTGGGAACTGGCTTTCGGCTACAACGGGCTCGGTCGCATCACCGGCGACGAGGTCGGCAGTGTCGGCGGAAACCCCAACGGCGGCTGGGGCGGCACGGGCTGGGACCGGTTGTTCGGCAGCGAGATGGCGGGCGGGATCGCGTGGCTGCTTCCGGCCGCCGTCGTCGCGCTGGCCGCCGGGCTGTGGTTCACCCGCCGCGCGCCACGCACCGATCGCGGGCGTGCGGCGCTGATCGTCTGGGGTGGCTGGTTCCTGGTGACCGCCGTGGTGTTCAGCTACATGGGCGGAATCATCCACGCGTACTACACGATCGCGCTCGCGCCTGCCGTCGCCGCTCTCGTCGGGATCGCGAGCACCCAGTTGTGGCGCGCGCGAGGGAATCCGGCCGCCGCGGGCACCCTGAGCGCCGGGATCGGCTTGACCGCGTTGACGGCGTACCTCCTGCTGTCACGGCGATCCGAGTGGCTTCCCGGGCTGTCGATCGCGATTCTCGTGTCCGGTCTCCTGTGCGCTCTTCTGGTGTTCTTCGCCTCGCGATTGCCCGACGTGGCAAGGCGACTGGTCGCCGTCGGCGCTCTGGTCACCGTTCTCGCGGGCACCGGCGCGTACACCGTCGCGACGGCCGCCATCCCGCACTCCGGCGCTCTTCCCTCCGCAGGGCCGGACACGGGCGGGGGTATGCGGATGGGCGGCGCCGGCGGACTGCTCGGGACGAGCCTGCCCGGAGACGACCTCGCCGCCCTGATCCGGCAAGACAGTGCGAAGTACACCTGGGCGGTGGCGACCGTGGGCTCCAACAACGCGGCGGGCTATCAGCTCGGCAGCGGCGCGCCGGTGATGGCCGTCGGCGGGTTCAACGGCACGGATCCGGCTCCGACACTGGAACAGTTCCAGCAATACGTCCGAAGTGGACGGATCCACTACTTCCTCGGCGAAGGCATGATGATGCGCGGGGAGACCGGCAGCGACGCCGCCGAGCGGATCGCCGCCTGGGTCGCGGACACCTACCCACCGACCACTGTGGACGGTGTCACCGTCTACGACCTGAGCCGGTGA